One genomic window of Bradyrhizobium sp. B124 includes the following:
- a CDS encoding LLM class flavin-dependent oxidoreductase has translation MDTFSDIRFDVFSTCPQSGAVQAADYVERVQAVARWSEEAGCKGILVYTENSLVDPWLVSQIILQSTRELCPLVAVQPVYMHPYSVAKMVSSFAHMYGRRLYLNMVAGGYTTELAALGDATAHDKRYARLVEYTGIIKLLLENAEPVTLEGQFHAVRNLRMTPPLPRELLPGIFVSGSSEAGLAAAKALGATPVKYPKPAAEYGQADDDCVGSGVRVGIIARANAEEAWRVAHERFPTDKKGQLAHKLAMKVSDSAWHKQMSDLAAETAAQDTPYWLVPFENYKTFCPYLVGDYGVVSDELARYAGAGYGTFILDIPPTREELVHTGEVFGQALTKARRLKSSALRDPTRQGLPG, from the coding sequence ATGGATACGTTTTCCGACATTCGGTTCGACGTCTTCAGCACGTGCCCGCAATCCGGCGCGGTGCAGGCGGCCGACTATGTCGAACGGGTGCAGGCCGTCGCCCGCTGGAGCGAAGAGGCGGGATGCAAGGGCATCCTGGTCTACACGGAGAATTCCCTAGTCGATCCCTGGCTCGTCTCGCAAATCATCTTGCAGAGCACCCGGGAGCTCTGTCCGCTGGTGGCGGTGCAGCCGGTCTACATGCACCCATACAGCGTCGCCAAGATGGTGAGTTCGTTCGCGCATATGTACGGACGCCGGCTCTATCTGAACATGGTCGCGGGCGGCTACACGACCGAGCTTGCAGCGCTCGGCGATGCGACGGCGCACGACAAGCGGTACGCGAGGCTCGTCGAATACACCGGCATCATCAAGCTGCTACTGGAGAACGCCGAACCGGTGACCCTCGAAGGGCAATTCCATGCCGTCCGCAATCTGCGGATGACCCCACCGCTGCCGCGGGAATTGCTGCCCGGCATATTCGTGTCGGGCTCCTCGGAAGCGGGGCTCGCGGCCGCCAAGGCCCTGGGCGCGACGCCGGTGAAGTATCCCAAGCCGGCCGCAGAGTACGGGCAGGCCGACGATGACTGCGTCGGCTCGGGCGTGCGCGTCGGCATCATCGCCCGCGCGAACGCCGAAGAGGCCTGGCGCGTCGCGCACGAACGCTTCCCGACCGACAAGAAGGGGCAACTGGCGCACAAGCTGGCCATGAAGGTCTCGGATTCGGCGTGGCACAAGCAGATGTCCGATCTCGCAGCCGAAACGGCCGCCCAGGACACGCCCTATTGGCTGGTGCCGTTCGAAAACTACAAGACCTTCTGCCCGTATTTGGTCGGCGACTACGGGGTCGTCTCCGACGAACTCGCGCGCTACGCCGGGGCCGGCTACGGGACGTTCATCCTGGACATTCCACCCACCCGCGAGGAACTGGTCCATACGGGCGAGGTCTTCGGACAGGCGCTGACGAAGGCCCGGCGTCTGAAGTCGTCAGCGCTTCGCGATCCGACGCGTCAGGGCCTCCCAGGCTAG
- a CDS encoding carbamoyltransferase C-terminal domain-containing protein, which translates to MTKVIGISGFESSIPFKRKHWPGLEEREYRISQGHDSAAVLVVDGRIVAGAAEERFNRKKHTGDFPIGAVSYCLETAGLKPPDIDVISHGFDYAPYKAAFMLDPTSARQYREVFSREKLLSQVDEHLPGFPARKVHHVNHHLSHAASAYYTSGWNECLVVILDGMGEVHAVTVYHAHDNAIDKLAEITAQDSIGILYSTLTLHLGFDFNSDEYKIMGLAPYGDPARHRAFFERTVELRDDGLIRIPLLRLNTERHDRETYGATRRHLGEYLIPARAPDGDVTDDHRDVAAALQECLDSVMLHICGHFGRSTGLRRLAMAGGVALNCTANGRLLQSGLFDEIYVQPAAGDDGSALGAALWSASRDAGVKNVRMPVPFLGPAPTQTEIYRALADTVGRIEVTRFPDLDETCAAAARLIAAGRVLGWYRGRMEFGPRALGHRSILADPGHPDMRDRINAMVKMREAFRPFAPAVSLEQVHDWFEVPKGLELPYMIMTADVRPEHRAALPAITHVNGSARVQTVGVRDNPEFHALLRAVGRATGREMVLNTSFNVKGQPIVNTPREAIDTFLGTGIEYLFLENMLVRRAGQT; encoded by the coding sequence ATGACGAAAGTCATCGGCATCAGTGGATTCGAGAGCTCGATCCCCTTCAAGCGGAAGCACTGGCCGGGCCTGGAGGAGCGCGAATATCGGATCTCACAGGGCCACGATTCCGCCGCAGTGCTGGTGGTCGACGGCAGGATCGTCGCCGGTGCCGCCGAAGAGCGCTTCAACCGCAAGAAACACACCGGTGATTTCCCGATCGGCGCTGTCAGCTACTGCCTGGAGACCGCTGGCCTGAAGCCGCCCGACATCGACGTGATCTCTCACGGCTTCGACTATGCGCCCTACAAGGCCGCGTTCATGCTGGATCCGACCTCCGCCCGGCAATACAGGGAGGTCTTCTCGCGCGAAAAACTGCTCTCGCAAGTGGATGAGCACCTGCCCGGATTTCCGGCCCGCAAGGTCCACCACGTCAACCATCATCTGTCCCACGCCGCCAGCGCCTACTACACCTCCGGCTGGAACGAATGCCTGGTGGTGATCCTCGACGGCATGGGCGAGGTCCACGCCGTCACCGTCTATCACGCGCACGACAACGCGATCGACAAGCTCGCGGAAATCACCGCCCAGGATTCGATCGGCATCCTCTATTCCACGCTGACGCTGCATCTCGGCTTCGATTTCAACTCCGACGAATACAAGATCATGGGCCTCGCTCCCTACGGCGATCCCGCCCGCCACCGCGCTTTTTTCGAGCGGACCGTGGAGCTGCGCGACGACGGCCTGATCAGGATTCCGCTGCTCCGCCTCAATACCGAGCGCCATGATCGCGAAACCTACGGCGCGACGCGACGTCATCTCGGTGAGTATCTGATCCCGGCACGCGCGCCCGACGGCGACGTCACCGACGACCATCGCGACGTCGCCGCAGCGCTGCAGGAATGCCTCGACAGCGTCATGCTCCACATCTGCGGTCATTTCGGCCGCAGCACCGGCCTGCGCAGGCTCGCGATGGCGGGCGGCGTCGCGCTCAACTGCACCGCCAACGGCCGCCTGCTGCAGTCCGGCCTGTTCGACGAGATCTACGTCCAGCCGGCCGCCGGCGACGATGGCTCCGCGCTCGGCGCGGCGCTCTGGTCGGCATCGCGCGACGCTGGCGTGAAGAACGTCCGGATGCCGGTCCCCTTCCTCGGCCCCGCACCCACGCAAACCGAGATCTACAGGGCGCTGGCCGACACCGTCGGCCGCATCGAGGTTACGCGCTTTCCTGATCTCGACGAGACCTGCGCAGCGGCGGCCAGGCTGATCGCCGCCGGACGCGTGCTCGGCTGGTACCGCGGACGCATGGAGTTCGGCCCCCGCGCCCTCGGACACCGCAGCATCCTGGCCGATCCCGGTCATCCTGACATGCGTGACCGCATCAACGCGATGGTCAAGATGCGCGAAGCCTTCCGCCCGTTCGCGCCGGCGGTCAGCCTCGAGCAGGTGCATGACTGGTTCGAGGTGCCGAAGGGGCTCGAGCTTCCCTACATGATCATGACCGCCGACGTGCGTCCCGAGCACCGCGCCGCGCTGCCGGCGATCACGCATGTCAACGGCTCGGCCCGGGTGCAGACGGTTGGCGTCAGGGACAATCCGGAATTCCACGCGTTGCTGCGAGCGGTCGGCCGGGCGACCGGCCGCGAAATGGTGCTGAACACGAGCTTCAACGTGAAGGGGCAGCCGATCGTCAACACGCCGCGCGAGGCCATCGACACCTTCCTCGGCACCGGCATCGAGTATCTCTTCCTCGAGAACATGCTCGTCCGCCGCGCGGGACAGACGTAG